A window of Haloarchaeobius litoreus contains these coding sequences:
- a CDS encoding DUF1059 domain-containing protein, with protein MAKSFGCSQEGCAFEIHSEDEGEIVSMVREHAQNVHGMSMNEGDIKSGIQEMH; from the coding sequence ATGGCGAAATCATTCGGTTGTAGCCAGGAGGGCTGTGCGTTCGAGATACACTCCGAGGACGAGGGCGAGATCGTGTCGATGGTCAGAGAGCACGCCCAGAACGTCCACGGGATGTCGATGAACGAGGGCGACATCAAAAGCGGCATCCAGGAGATGCACTGA
- a CDS encoding HD domain-containing protein yields MHANTVREAFPELDAIQDDDLRAGVVEAWATTMDDHGVTDLAAVPWFPPAQRDLGLDDEYLVEHVREVTACALALAESLLDHRDVNLSLDTVVAGALVHDVSKLAEFDGMDATPVSDLLGHPHYGVHLVARAGLPVELAHIVLSHTHRTTVEPATLEAVIVAHADTVAAAAIRSRATDDLRTV; encoded by the coding sequence ATGCACGCGAACACCGTCCGCGAGGCGTTCCCCGAACTCGACGCCATCCAGGATGACGACCTCAGGGCCGGCGTCGTCGAGGCCTGGGCGACCACGATGGACGACCACGGCGTCACCGACCTCGCGGCGGTCCCCTGGTTCCCACCGGCCCAACGCGATCTCGGCCTCGACGACGAGTACCTGGTCGAGCACGTCCGCGAGGTCACGGCCTGCGCACTCGCCCTCGCCGAGAGCCTGCTCGACCACCGCGACGTCAACCTGTCGCTCGACACCGTCGTCGCGGGGGCGCTCGTCCACGACGTGAGCAAGCTCGCCGAGTTCGACGGGATGGACGCGACGCCGGTGTCCGACCTCCTCGGGCACCCCCACTACGGCGTCCACCTCGTCGCGCGGGCCGGGCTGCCGGTCGAACTCGCCCACATCGTCCTCTCGCACACCCACCGGACGACCGTCGAACCGGCGACGCTGGAGGCGGTCATCGTCGCCCACGCCGACACCGTCGCGGCGGCGGCCATCCGCTCGCGCGCGACCGACGACCTCCGGACGGTGTGA
- a CDS encoding phosphotransferase family protein, which translates to MTDASLDTTDLEAYLATELDAEIAAVGTLSDGLNLVLAVSTPETEYVLRRPNKLRDRQYINALHDEYGVMERLHDTPLPTPEPVLYCDDPSILDGAFFVIPRVPGEVVPLGSDLPERFRHPAARRQLAHTLVDTLADVHALDPEQFEGVCDRRTPREQVQNGLDRLDEATAVTGREFDRLRALGEWLVGNAPEDPETTLVHGDFRPGNVLFAGEETPEITGVLDWEAALLGDPLTELGYLLLRWGDADDPTPSLDAIAERYPEHERTVAHLRELNERGLAPFTTDPGSPTRRELVDRYEERTGRTFKHERFYRVQAAFSLASVWVDLHRYRVEHDEDSDFEPFIDHMTLLAEGVVDGERPL; encoded by the coding sequence ATGACCGACGCCAGCCTCGATACAACGGACCTCGAAGCATACCTCGCGACCGAGCTGGACGCCGAGATCGCGGCCGTCGGGACGCTCTCGGACGGGCTCAACCTCGTCCTCGCGGTGTCGACACCCGAGACGGAGTACGTCCTGCGGCGGCCCAACAAACTCCGCGACAGGCAGTACATCAACGCGCTCCACGACGAGTACGGCGTGATGGAACGGCTCCACGACACGCCCCTCCCGACGCCGGAGCCGGTGCTGTACTGCGACGACCCGTCGATACTGGACGGCGCGTTCTTCGTCATCCCACGCGTGCCGGGCGAAGTCGTCCCCCTCGGCTCGGACCTGCCCGAACGGTTCCGACATCCGGCGGCGAGACGACAGCTCGCCCACACGCTGGTCGACACCCTCGCAGACGTCCACGCGCTCGACCCCGAGCAGTTCGAGGGCGTGTGCGACCGCCGAACCCCGCGCGAGCAGGTCCAGAACGGCCTCGACCGGCTCGACGAGGCCACGGCGGTGACCGGCCGCGAGTTCGACCGGCTCCGGGCCCTCGGCGAGTGGCTCGTCGGGAACGCGCCCGAAGACCCGGAGACGACGCTCGTCCACGGCGACTTCCGCCCCGGAAACGTCCTGTTCGCGGGCGAGGAGACGCCGGAGATAACCGGCGTCCTCGACTGGGAGGCGGCGCTGCTCGGCGATCCGCTCACCGAGCTCGGCTACCTCCTGCTGCGCTGGGGCGACGCGGACGACCCGACACCGTCGCTCGACGCCATCGCGGAGCGCTACCCCGAGCACGAGCGGACAGTCGCACACCTCCGCGAGCTGAACGAACGCGGGCTCGCGCCGTTCACGACCGACCCCGGAAGCCCAACCCGGCGAGAGCTGGTCGACCGGTACGAGGAGCGGACAGGTCGGACGTTCAAGCACGAGCGATTCTACCGGGTGCAGGCGGCGTTCTCGCTCGCGTCGGTCTGGGTGGATCTGCACCGCTACCGGGTCGAACACGACGAGGACTCCGATTTCGAGCCGTTCATCGACCACATGACGCTGCTCGCGGAGGGCGTCGTCGACGGCGAACGGCCGCTGTAG
- a CDS encoding MutS-related protein: MELSAIPGVGAKTADALAELDDPEAALRAGDVATLSRAPGVSEGRAARIARAAIRTEHDDPGGFLATDRAREVYRELLGELQARTVTDYGAKRMETFYPSAARSRIDEVRAFTECAMDREVSEGVLDALAGVEPLQEPRDVSVRDRCLATTDGETYARAREAIPELPVEVVDDARGLADLARGYSTVVALDETFAGVEVEGDVRVEPDTLSDPVEVVPERALAFFATNRDRIRAAIAVHRAAGLDAPCDLDDLESALSGLAEDGGIAGDEEVDRLATALDDLDAAVGMAESVANDRLREAIEERDVTIEGADLLSLVERGAGVDSLLSRELADEYAAAVDAARDHLVESLDLDAGEAEVARRAFGDEPTYPVEHEESVVSRLREDVNAAKERRETRLKRELADELADRRADAEALVGAALELDVELAVARFAADYDCTLPAFDGSGIEIEGGRSLLLDVTHDEVDPVDYGIDGVALLSGVNSGGKTSTLDLVASVVVLAQMGLPVPAKSVRLQRFSALHYHAKTQGTLDAGAFESTVREFADVADGGADSLVLVDELESITEPGASAKIIAGILEALEENGASAVFVSHLAGEIRETANFSVTVDGIEAVGLVDGELVVNRSPVKDHLARSTPELIVEKLAGESEGAFYDRLLEKFE, from the coding sequence ATGGAACTGTCGGCGATACCGGGCGTCGGCGCGAAGACGGCCGACGCGCTGGCCGAACTCGACGACCCCGAGGCGGCGTTACGGGCGGGTGACGTGGCGACGCTCTCGCGTGCGCCGGGCGTCTCCGAGGGGAGGGCGGCCCGCATCGCGCGGGCGGCCATCCGGACCGAACACGACGACCCGGGCGGCTTCCTCGCGACGGACCGCGCCCGCGAGGTGTACCGGGAGCTGCTCGGCGAGCTGCAGGCCCGGACCGTGACCGACTACGGGGCCAAGCGGATGGAGACGTTCTACCCGAGCGCGGCGCGGTCGCGCATCGACGAGGTACGCGCGTTCACCGAGTGCGCGATGGACCGCGAGGTTTCGGAGGGGGTGCTCGACGCGCTGGCGGGCGTCGAACCCCTGCAGGAGCCCCGGGACGTGTCGGTCCGGGACCGCTGTCTGGCGACGACCGACGGCGAGACGTACGCGCGGGCCCGGGAGGCGATTCCGGAGCTCCCGGTCGAGGTCGTCGACGACGCACGCGGGCTGGCCGACCTCGCGCGGGGCTACTCGACCGTCGTCGCGCTGGACGAGACGTTCGCCGGCGTCGAGGTCGAAGGGGACGTGCGGGTCGAGCCCGACACGCTGTCGGACCCCGTCGAGGTCGTGCCGGAGCGTGCGCTGGCGTTCTTCGCGACGAACCGCGACCGCATCCGGGCGGCCATCGCGGTGCATCGCGCCGCGGGGCTGGACGCGCCCTGCGACCTCGACGACCTGGAATCGGCGCTCTCGGGGCTGGCCGAGGACGGCGGCATCGCGGGCGACGAGGAGGTCGACCGGCTCGCGACCGCGCTCGACGACCTCGACGCGGCGGTCGGGATGGCCGAGAGCGTGGCGAACGACCGGCTGCGGGAGGCCATCGAGGAGCGCGACGTGACCATCGAGGGCGCGGACCTGCTCTCGCTGGTCGAGCGCGGGGCCGGGGTCGACTCGCTCCTCTCTCGCGAACTCGCCGACGAGTACGCAGCGGCCGTCGACGCCGCGCGGGACCACCTCGTCGAGAGCCTCGATCTGGACGCGGGCGAGGCCGAGGTCGCCCGGCGAGCCTTCGGCGACGAACCGACGTACCCCGTCGAGCACGAGGAGTCGGTGGTCTCGCGGCTCCGCGAGGACGTGAACGCCGCGAAGGAGCGGCGCGAGACCCGGCTGAAGCGCGAACTGGCCGACGAGCTGGCGGACCGGCGCGCCGACGCGGAGGCGCTCGTGGGGGCGGCGCTCGAGCTCGACGTGGAGCTCGCGGTCGCGCGCTTCGCCGCGGACTACGACTGCACGCTCCCCGCCTTCGACGGCTCGGGTATCGAGATCGAGGGTGGCCGGTCGCTCCTGCTCGACGTGACCCACGACGAGGTCGACCCGGTGGACTACGGCATCGACGGCGTCGCGCTCCTGTCCGGGGTGAACTCCGGCGGCAAGACCTCGACGCTCGACCTCGTGGCGAGCGTGGTCGTCCTCGCACAGATGGGGTTGCCCGTCCCCGCGAAGTCGGTGCGGCTCCAGCGGTTCTCGGCGCTGCACTACCACGCGAAGACCCAGGGGACCCTCGACGCGGGCGCGTTCGAGTCCACGGTTCGGGAGTTCGCCGACGTGGCCGACGGCGGCGCGGACTCGCTGGTGCTCGTCGACGAGCTGGAGTCGATCACGGAGCCGGGGGCGTCGGCCAAGATCATCGCGGGCATCCTCGAAGCGCTGGAGGAGAACGGCGCGTCGGCGGTGTTCGTCTCCCACCTCGCGGGCGAGATACGTGAGACGGCGAACTTCTCCGTCACTGTCGACGGCATCGAGGCGGTCGGGCTGGTCGACGGCGAGCTCGTCGTGAACCGCTCGCCCGTGAAGGACCACCTCGCGCGCTCGACGCCTGAGCTCATCGTCGAGAAGCTCGCCGGCGAGTCCGAGGGCGCGTTCTACGACCGGCTGCTGGAGAAGTTCGAGTGA